A stretch of Prinia subflava isolate CZ2003 ecotype Zambia chromosome 14, Cam_Psub_1.2, whole genome shotgun sequence DNA encodes these proteins:
- the SLC38A3 gene encoding sodium-coupled neutral amino acid transporter 3, with translation MDTTDVPLQAEMVELVPNGKHTAALTTSTVPSLAGDRFEENQTGVAEMEEFLPHGAEKKQTHFTDFEGKTSFGMSVFNLSNAIMGSGILGLAYAMANTGIILFLFLLTAVALLSSYSIHLLLKSSGIVGIRAYEQLGYRAFGTPGKLAAAIAITLQNIGAMSSYLYIVKSEVPLVIQTFLNLEEKTTDWYMNGNYLVILVSVTIILPLALMKQLGYLGYASGFSLSCMVFFLISVIYKKFQIPCPLPEQEGNITGILNITTVSTSDYQNGYTVLQAPEQDTCTPSFFTLNSQTAYTIPIMAFAFVCHPEVLPIYTELKDPSKKKMQCISNISIMVMYLMYFLAALFGYLTFYDRVESELLHTYNKVDPFDVLILCVRVAVLTAVTLTVPIVLFPVRRAIQQMLFQGKDFSWIRHIAIAVILLTFINLLVIFAPSILGIFGLIGATSAPCLIFIFPAIFYIRIMPKDKEPLRSTPKILAACFALLGVVFMIMSLSFIIIDWATGGGKSGGSH, from the exons ATGGATACCACGGACGTGCCCCTCCAGGCCGAGATGGTGGAGCTGGTGCCCAACGGGAAGCACACGGCCGCACTCACCACATCCACTGTCCCCTCACTGGCAGGTGACAG ATTTGAGGAGAACCAGACTGGTGTGGCAGAGATGGAGGAGTTCCTGCCCCACGGTGCTGAGAAGAAGCAGACACACTTCACTGAT TTTGAAGGGAAGACGTCTTTTGGGATGTCCGTCTTCAATCTGAGCAATGCCATCATGGGCAGTGGCATCCTGGGGCTGGCATATGCCATGGCCAACACCGGCATCATCCTCTTCCT cttcctcctCACAGCGGTGGCCCTGCTCTCCAGCTACTCCATCCACCTGCTGCTCAAGTCCTCGGGCATTGTGG GCATTCGCGCCTACGAGCAGCTGGGCTACCGCGCCTTCGGCACGCCGGGgaagctggctgcagccatcGCCATCACACTGCAGAACATCGGAG CCATGTCCAGCTACCTGTACATTGTCAAATCTGAAGTGCCTCTGGTCATCCAGACCTTCCTGAACCTGGAGGAGAAGACCAC GGACTGGTACATGAATGGGAACTACCTGGTGATCCTGGTTTCTGTCACCATTATCCTGCCCTTGGCCCTCATGAAGCAGCTGG gctACCTTGGCTACGCCAGCGGCTTCTCCCTCAGCTGTATGGTCTTCTTCCTCATCTCG GTCATCTACAAGAAGTTCCAGATCCCCTGCCCACTTCCGGAGCAGGAGGGGAACATCACGGGCATCCTCAACATCACCACTGTCAGCACTAGTGACTACCAGAATGGCTACACAGTCCTTCAGGCCCCCGAGCAGGACACTTGCACACCCAGCTTTTTCACCCTGAACTCACAG ACAGCGTACACCATCCCCATCATGGCCTTCGCCTTCGTCTGCCACCCCGAGGTCCTGCCCATCTACACCGAGCTGAAGGA cccctccaagAAGAAGATGCAGTGCATCTCCAACATCTCCATCATGGTCATGTACCTCATGTACTTCTTGGCTGCCCTCTTTGGCTACCTCACGTTTTACG ACCGTGTGgagtcagagctgctgcacacgTACAACAAGGTGGACCCATTTGATGTGCTCATCCTGTGTGTGCGTGTGGCTGTGCTGACGGCTGTCACCCTCACTGTCCCCATCGTCCTCTTCCCG gtgcgTCGGGCCATCCAGCAGATGCTGTTCCAAGGGAAAGACTTCAGCTGGATCCGCCACATCGCCATTGCCGTGATCCTGCTGACCTTCATCAACCTCCTCGTCATCTTTGCTCCCTCCATTCTCGGCATCTTCGGCTTGATTG GTgccacctctgctccctgcctcaTCTTCATCTTCCCTGCCATCTTCTACATCCGAATCATGCCCAAGGACAAGGAGCCGCTGCGCTCCACCCCCAAAATATTG GCTGCCTGCTTTGCCCTCCTCGGGGTGGTCTTCATGATCATGAGCTTGAGCTTCATCATCATCGACTGGGCCACGGGTGGGGGGAAGAGCGGCGGCAGCCACTAG